The following nucleotide sequence is from Penaeus monodon isolate SGIC_2016 chromosome 29, NSTDA_Pmon_1, whole genome shotgun sequence.
GAATTGTCCTGATGCCCACTTTGCTCTGATCATTTGATCtcaaaaagataatgatttcAGATGACTCAGTTATCAATTTGTATGTTGTAGAGTAAAAGCTTATGATTCTTTTCATATATGATTTTTACCCTGCTATCCCACAGTAGCTTGCTCATGCTGtggttcattgtttttattttatcactatgaAATAACAACATCTCTCCAGTTTTCTGAAATTCATAAATCCGCCCACAACACACCCTACACTCTTTCAAATGCAAGTGTCAGATTTTGAGTCACATAAAATTGTAGACACTGGATGGTACTGAACGCTGGGGTGAAGCCAAACTACTATATTCTAATTGAAGTTTGAACTCATCAgagttcttttttatattttttatattaaaaaaagaaataatcaaattGAAACTATTGGAGAGGAGGCTGGGTGAGGTGTCCACTTACCTACAGCCTCTATTGTCCACAATTcattcttttccagaaaaaacatgaaaaggattGATAGCTTCTTCAATATTTACAAAGACCTAttgctgttttattttcaaatgttgactttttttttgggggggagggggacaggttcattgttaactattattttttcattattgaataTGCTATGTCgggttttatttttccaaaataaaaaatccctAATGGGGATGATTTTTTgtattgtaatgtttttttccagTGAAAAGGACTGATTTCAAATAATATCCAGACTTGAATACAAATTTGACTCTACCAATGACAGGAGTGAAGTCAAGcggaaatattatcatataatttaacACTGTTATTTTGTTTCCCATATGTACTTCATACTTGGTAAATGTAGATACACATACTTATCAATCTATAAGCTATTGTATATTACTCTGGAGTCATGGTGCAAAACCTATATCGTGTAAATGTATCCAAaacttatattttaaaagtaaatttattNNNNNNNNNNNNNNNNNNNNNNNNNNNNNNNNNNNNNNNNNNNNNNNNNNNNNNNNNNNNNAGACATTCACGAACTCATACCTTTATgtaatgtcattatcaaatgctNNNNNNNNNNNNNNNNNNNNNNNNNNNCTAATGCGATGAATATACTTATAGATGCTTTTTATAATACTAAGGTTCAACACTAAGTACAGAAAAGCATTGTTTTATTGGAGTATCTTTGGAAACCAAGTATTTGTTTTTGTGCGTAAGAAGGAAGAAATTGTCTgcatttgtatttaattttttttcaagagccaGGCATTTCTAAGCTTTAAACCAGATACTAAAGGTACTTATTATTCATGTTTCTCcttgaaggaaaggaaaacaaagtctCAAATGGCCTAGAATGCAACATCTCATTGCCAACAACTGGAGAGGAGGCCATGAAGCGACTGCTGGCCTGCAAGGGGAAAGAACCCATACAACATCCTTGGGTGACACAAGATTGCACTGATGAGGATATCAAAGAAGTACTATAAACGGCAAAGCGTTTCCCGGTGCACCCAGACaagaacccaaaacaaacccgGAAACAGAGGAAAGCCTTTCAAAAATTTTGGCAACATGCCTTCGAATTATAGGGAGAGCCGGTGAGGAGagattttcttgtttatattttttatatttccacaacctcttcctcctcctgataAAAAGAAAANNNNNNNNNNNNNNNNNNNNNNNNNNNNNNNNNNNNNNNNNNNNNNNNNNNNNNNNNNNNNNNNNNNNCCTCTGCTTGGTCTTTGACAGGATCGCCGACGAGAATATAATGCTAGTTTAGCAGAAGTTCAGTTAGAAGGCGCGTGGGGGGAGCTGGGGATCACTCTTAACGCGCTCCAGGAGAAACTCGACGAAGCCCGCGAAAAACCATACCCCTGTACCACTGCAACAAGAGGCATCGACGCACCAAGTTAACCAAGCCTTTTTCGCGGCAAGACACTGTGCGGAATGCCAGATTTCACCATGCTGCAAGGGAGGTAAGTGATAAGAACAGAGAGGGGGTCATTGATTCTTGGTAGTGATTTCTTACAGAATTGCAGATGTTTCAAATATCCCTGggtcttttatttttgattttcttttgggaTGGagtgaattattttttcttttctgtttaaattcaaataaaaaaaaatttNNNNNNNNNNNNNNNNNNNNNNNNNNNNNNNNNNNNNNNNNNNNNNNNNNNNNNNNNNNNNNNNNNNNNNNNNNNNNNNNNNNNNNNNNNNNNNNNNNNNACCCTACCCCCCCCAAAGGctcccagaaaaaaaattttaccttttttccacgGGGGCTCAAAGAAtaccgaaaagaaaagaaaaaaactaacccCTTCCCCGAAAAGGTCCCAAAN
It contains:
- the LOC119591724 gene encoding uncharacterized protein LOC119591724 translates to MVMSSRLSLHLMTVVWARLKETWAWLMLNGRYYWTKWINCFWNSDKEHIRMSGKENKVSNGLECNISLPTTGEEAMKRLLACKGKEPIQHPWVTQDCTDEDIKEDRRREYNASLAEVQLEGAWGELGITLNALQEKLDEAREKPYPCTTATRGIDAPS